From a single Nitrospira sp. genomic region:
- a CDS encoding DUF4258 domain-containing protein, protein MEKWAYAFDPDKNTRLIRERGISFEQIIALIESGYLVQVLEHHDRERYPNQLLYEVDVDGYIYVVPVVRDHQILFLKTIYPSRKATRSRAKGRPS, encoded by the coding sequence GTGGAGAAATGGGCCTATGCGTTCGATCCAGACAAGAACACCCGGCTCATCCGGGAGCGCGGAATCAGCTTCGAACAGATCATCGCGCTGATTGAAAGCGGCTATCTCGTTCAGGTACTGGAACATCACGACCGCGAGCGCTATCCCAACCAGCTTCTCTACGAAGTCGATGTAGATGGATATATTTACGTCGTCCCAGTCGTCAGAGACCACCAGATACTGTTTTTAAAGACGATCTATCCCAGCCGGAAGGCCACGAGAAGCCGCGCGAAAGGACGTCCATCATGA
- a CDS encoding antitoxin codes for MKKKLVLDQDEEQLIAEYERGAFRPVKNQAMARKTAMETAHRYMRKDARINIRLSTADLELLKQRAAEEGLPYQSLIASILHKYVSRSAPQTN; via the coding sequence ATGAAGAAGAAGCTCGTGTTGGATCAAGACGAAGAACAGCTAATCGCTGAATACGAACGCGGTGCCTTCAGGCCGGTGAAGAATCAGGCGATGGCCAGAAAGACCGCCATGGAAACCGCCCATCGCTACATGCGTAAGGACGCCCGAATCAATATCCGATTATCGACTGCCGACCTTGAGCTCCTCAAGCAGCGCGCCGCCGAAGAAGGCCTGCCCTATCAAAGCCTGATCGCCAGCATCCTGCATAAATACGTCAGCCGCTCTGCACCACAGACCAACTAA